The following coding sequences lie in one Alloacidobacterium dinghuense genomic window:
- a CDS encoding cupin-like domain-containing protein: protein MFEDAAPVDVALAPSVEEFAERYVRPERPVIVRGAVKDWPPSYKWTPEYLKAMYGTRILEIGVSTNGDYLDYAERLKIGVEPKIAFAKVVDSIFAPANADEKCRVHQQPLHTWGALNEESPPIRYVLRKFITKNIWMGSTGNVTKTHYDTEDNINIQLLGRKEIILFPSTQLDELYPRSAWDYMSNFSRVEIEKPDLSRYPLFNRATPFRAILEPGDFIYIPIYWWHQFRTLEASLNVNFWWQARVDQALRRHGLHYWPRMARDRYLHRTIWRTVVDSVSSFVAR from the coding sequence ATGTTTGAGGACGCTGCACCTGTCGACGTCGCTCTCGCACCGAGCGTCGAAGAGTTCGCTGAACGCTATGTGCGTCCCGAGCGTCCCGTCATCGTGCGTGGCGCCGTCAAAGACTGGCCCCCTTCGTACAAATGGACGCCCGAGTATTTGAAGGCAATGTACGGTACGCGTATTCTAGAGATTGGCGTTTCCACGAATGGCGACTACCTCGACTATGCCGAGAGGCTGAAAATCGGTGTCGAACCGAAAATTGCGTTCGCTAAGGTCGTCGATAGTATATTCGCGCCGGCGAACGCGGACGAGAAGTGTCGCGTCCACCAGCAGCCCCTCCACACGTGGGGTGCGCTAAACGAAGAGTCGCCGCCAATCCGGTACGTTCTACGCAAGTTCATCACCAAGAACATCTGGATGGGGTCGACCGGAAACGTGACGAAGACACACTACGACACGGAGGATAACATCAACATCCAACTCCTTGGCCGAAAGGAGATCATTCTGTTCCCTTCGACGCAGCTCGACGAGCTTTATCCACGAAGCGCTTGGGACTACATGTCGAACTTCAGCCGTGTCGAGATCGAAAAGCCGGACCTCTCCCGCTACCCACTATTCAATCGTGCGACTCCGTTCCGTGCGATCCTCGAGCCCGGCGACTTCATTTACATTCCCATTTACTGGTGGCATCAGTTCCGTACGCTTGAGGCGAGCCTCAACGTCAATTTCTGGTGGCAGGCTCGCGTAGATCAAGCATTGCGCCGACACGGCTTGCACTACTGGCCGCGCATGGCGAGGGACCGCTATCTTCACAGGACTATCTGGCGAACTGTCGTCGACTCGGTCAGTTCGTTCGTCGCACGGTGA
- a CDS encoding DinB family protein, with translation MARTQIMLYSTLFLADLEREAASTRRVLERVPEGRDDWKPHEKSMPLGYLATLVATILGWTDMMVNQDQLDMAPKDAPKFRPKELKTNKELLAALDESVAKARKALENTTDEHLLTPWKFVVSGKVVSENPRHIMIRDAVFSHLAHHRGQLTVYLRLNGAAVPAIFGPSADEGRFD, from the coding sequence GTGGCGCGAACCCAAATTATGCTCTATTCGACACTCTTCCTCGCTGATCTGGAACGTGAAGCCGCCTCGACGCGCCGAGTATTAGAGCGTGTACCCGAGGGCCGCGATGACTGGAAGCCACACGAGAAGTCGATGCCTTTGGGCTACCTGGCAACTCTAGTGGCGACGATTCTTGGTTGGACCGACATGATGGTGAACCAGGACCAGCTGGATATGGCGCCGAAGGATGCCCCAAAATTCAGGCCGAAAGAATTGAAGACGAACAAGGAATTGCTGGCAGCTCTGGATGAATCGGTGGCGAAGGCAAGGAAGGCGCTGGAGAATACAACGGATGAACACCTGCTCACGCCTTGGAAATTTGTCGTTAGCGGCAAAGTGGTCAGCGAGAATCCGCGGCACATCATGATCCGCGATGCTGTCTTCAGTCACCTCGCCCACCATCGCGGACAGCTGACCGTGTACCTGCGACTAAATGGCGCAGCTGTGCCTGCCATCTTTGGACCATCGGCTGACGAAGGGCGATTTGATTAA